From the Polyangiaceae bacterium genome, the window AATCCAGCCAGCCAGGAAGGCGAGCCCTCCGAACGGCGTGATGATCCCCAGCTTGGTGACGCCGCTCAGCGCCATCGCGTAGAGCGACCCGGAAAACAACACGATGCCCGCGGTCCAGCAGAGCGCGGGGAGCTGAATCGATACCTGTGCACTCCGGGCGTACAGAGCCAGCGCCAGCAGCGCCACTGCGTGGACCAGGTGGTAGTGGGCGCCGGTTTGGTAGGCGTCGAGCAGATTCGCCGCCACGCGATTGCGCAGGCCGTGAGCGCCGAACGCACCCGCAGCCACGGCGAGAAAACCAAGAATTCCTGAGAGTTTCAGCCAGGTCATGGAAGGTAGCGGTGCGACATTGCGGAGCTGGCCAGTGCGCCAGGGCTGGAGTATAGACTCGCCGAATCGCGTGCGTGCAGGCGCGATGATCAATCCACTCTGTTGTTCTCACCAGCATCCCGCGCACGTTCTCCAGCGTATGCTGCGTGCCACGCGCGAAAGCCGCGCCAATTGAGCCCGATGCGAGCGCCCACTACAGCGACCCTCAATCAGCTCCGCGAAGCGTCCGCACATCAAGCGGCGGCCGTCGAGATCCGTCTCGCGGATTCCGCTTTGGTCGACGCGGGGGTGAAGGCGCAGCTCAAGGCGCTGGTCGAGCTGACCAAGCCTGGTGTTACCCGCCTGGTCATGGTGACGGCACTCTGCGGCGCGTTGGCGGCACCGGCGGAGATCCAGTGGTTGAAGGTGCTGGTCGCGCTGTTCGGGACAGTGCTCGTCGTTGCTTCAGCGAACGCCCTGAACATGTTCCTCGAGCGGGACGTCGACGCGAAGATGACCCGTACCGCGACGCGTCCGCTGCCTAGCGGCCGCATCTCGCCGGAGCTGGCGTTCCGCTTTGGTCTCGGTCTAGCCGCCGTCGGCCTGCCGTTGCTCACCTTCGCGGTGAACCCCGCTAGCGGCTTGCTCGCTGCGTTGGCGCTGGTGAGCTACGTCGCGATCTACACGCCGCTCAAGCGCGCAAGCGACTTTGCTCTGCACGTCGGCGCGGTGCCGGGTGCCCTCCCCCCCGTGATCGGCTATGCGGCGGTGACCGGTTCCGTCGGGAAAGAAGCGCTGCTGCTGTTCGCCATTCTCTTGGTCTGGCAGCTGCCGCATTTCGCAGCCATCACCATCTTCCGCCGTTCTGAATATGCGCGCGCCGGGTTGAAGGTGATCGCCGTCCAACGCGGAGTCGCTGGCGCCAAGCGCTTCATCATCTTTCATTCCTTGATGCTGCTCCTCGTGAGCCTCGCACCTACGGTGTTGGGTGTTGCCGGCTGGTCCTACTTCGCCATCGCTGCCGTCGCGGGTCTGTTGTTCGTAGCGCTGGGCTTGCACGGCGCAGGCTTCTTTGGCCGCCGCGTCGCGGACGATGATCGCTGGGCAAAGGTGCTCTTCTTCTCCTCGATGCCTTACCTGGTCGTGCTCTACGCGGCGCTGGTGATCAGCATCAGCGCTTGAGCTGGGGTGAGGAGATGAGCACGCTGCGAGTTCTGGCATCCAGGGCTCCGCGATGTGTTGCTCGCTGCGGCTTCGCCGCTGCGCTGTTGCTGTTGGGGGCGCTGGGGAGTGGTTGCCGCCACAAGGAGAAGACGCCGGTCGAGCGCGGGCAGGGGATCTTCATTCGCACCTGTGCTGGCTGCCACGGCACCGATGGTCGCGGGGGCACGACGCGAACGGGGTTCGCCACGCCGCCGAAGGACCTGACGGATCCAGCCCTCCACAGCCGCCTGGGACGCGACGGCATCAAACACACGATTGAGGTTGGCAACGGCGACATGCCCGCCTTTGGCGCGCTGATGGCTCCAGAGGACATCGACGCGCTGGTTGCCTATATCGAGAGCATCAAGCGCTAGCAGCTAACCCCGATTGGCGCGGGGCTCGAGGGCGAGCTCGCTGGACTTGTCTCCATGCGGAACTGCGGCGAGCGGGGCCAACAACGCGGCCAAGAGCAGACTCATCGCACACAACGGAATATCCGTCGAACCGCGGGCTAGTATCGCTAGAGCGATCACCACGCCCGAGAGCTTGCGCTCGGCGCCTTGCAACAGCGCGCCCGCAGCCAAGGCAAAGGCCAGCACCTCGATGCCAGCTCGCACCGTTTGGGGGACGAGGGGAGCGGGATGCTGGGTCAGCTCGGTGAGCGCGCGATCCGCGATCACGGCGAACAAGCTTGCGTCCGGGGCAGAACCGGATGCCGCCGCTCCAACCAACAGCACGGACAGCAGTGTACCCACCGCGAGCACCGTGGCGCCGACTCGCGGCTTCGGGACCCACAGCCACAACACGCTCAAAACCAACGCGCCAACATCGAACAGCATGCCGATGGTTGCGACTCCTCGAGCCACGCCGAAGAGTGACACCAACGCGTTGTCCGATGCGTAGATGGCGAGCGCGCGCGCGACAGTATGTGTCAACGCGCTCAGCCCAGCCGCGAGCAGGACCAACGCGGCGCCTCGCGAGCGTGGAGTGCGCAGCGCAGGCAGGCTCGACCAAAACGCGAGGATGCTGGTGACCAATGCTACCACCAGGACCGAATCCGCGCGGATACGGTGTCGGTGTGCAGTCATGACGACTGTCAGCGTGCCCGCCCCAAACACCGCCATTAGCAAGCGATAGACGATGCCTAGGCCGTTCTGTTTGAGGTTCGTTAGGAGCAAGACCACCGTCGTGACCGTGCCCACCAGGAGCGCCGCCTGGCTAAAGACCGCACCGAAGCGATCTCCCCAGGTGATCCAGCGCTCGAATCCAGCGCGGGCCCCCGGGAGGGCCGGCGCCAGGGCGCGGCCAAAAACGCTCGCGAGGAGCAGCAGCCAGCCGACCAGCGCGGCCATGGGTAGAGCAGGCGGCGCCGTTAGGTCCCGGGCATCGACCCTTGACCGGGTGACTTCCGGTGCTCCCTCGGGTCGGTTGTCGGAGGCGGGCAGCGAGGGTGGCGCGGCTTCGTCTGCGGCGTCCGGCTTGGACTCCACCTGGTCAGGCTCTCCGGGGGAAGGCACAGGCAAACGCTAGTGGCCTCCGGCGCAGCTGACCAGTTTTGTCGGTCGATGCTTGGGACTTCTCGGGTTGGCGGAGAGCGGCTCAGTCGCGAGAAGCGTGCTCTTGGGGCGGCTCGAGCTCGAGGGGCAACCACGGCTCATCGGGCATGAGCAGCTCTTCAGGCAGCCACAAGGAACCAGTGCGCCCAGGCCCCTCTTCGCGCGGGCCGAACTTGGGCGGCTGCACACTTGGGGGCTTGCTCCCCGGAGCGGCCTTCAAGATGAAGGGGCGCGCGAAGTAGGTGGAGCACGCGTACCAGGGGTCTCGATAGAACTCCCAGTGCAGGTACACGTTGCCATCGGGGGAAACGATCGCGCTTGGGGGCGCTCCGAATGGAGACGCTCGCTTCACGGCTTCCAGTGCGGCGACGTCGAACGCCGTTACGCCGCTCGAGCGCGTGACGCCCATGTCCACCAGTCGCCCGTCGGTACGACTCACGATGATCTCGAGGTTCGTGCGCAAATCGGGGCGGTTCATCGGGTGATCGTTCGGGAGTCGAGACAACGACGCCAGGAACGAATCAGCGAACACCGGGTGCAGCCGATTGTGGATCTCGTTGAGGTAGCGCGCGAAGGGCACGCGAGCCGTGTTCAGCGCTGTCTGGTTACCCGGCTTGACCTTCGCAACGTAGTTCTCGATGGCGCTCTTCCAGCGTTCGAGGCCCACCGCCTTCCAGGTACCGCGGTGTTTGCTGCGCCGCCGCTCGCCGTCGAGCTTGCGAAGGCGTGCGAGCTCACCTCGGCCCATCACGTCCAGCGCTGAGTCCTGCTGCAGGTTCAAGTTGATCCCGTCTTTCGTCTTCCCGCCGGCGCCGAAGCCGAGCAGTCGGTTCTTCCGGCGCGGAGGGGGAAGACGCTTCTTGCGGGCCTTGTGTCCCTTTTTCGCCTTCTTGGCTTTGCGACCTGGCGCGACCGGATCGCTTCCGTCGGGAGACGTCATGAGGTCCGGTGAGCCATCCACGGCCTTGGAGCCTTTTTCCTCTTCTTGACCGGCGGAGGCGGCCTTGGCCTTGCTCTCGGAGTCTTCCTTGCCCTTGTCGCGTCCTTCCTTCTGCTCCGGGTCGGCCTTCTGCTTGTGCACCAGATCGTCGCGTCCGCTGCCCGCGACGCGTGGAGTGGCGCTGGCTTCTTCACCGGGCTTCGGTGTGGTGGCCTTGTCGTTGGGCGCCTGGGCCATTTCCCCAGGGGAATCCTCCGACTGCTTTACGACGGACTCTTCGGCGTTACCGGGGTTGTCTGCGGCGCTGGAGTGCGTCGCTCCCGGGTTGGGTTCCGGATCGTTCTTATCCGTCGAGGTGATGCGAGCCTGGGTTTGCTCCGCAACCTTGCGCGCCTTTTCAGCGATGAACTCGGCGTCGGGGTTGTCCTCTTCGTCCTGCTCTTGGTGCTGCTGGACAGCCACCCGATTCTTCGGATCCGGAAGCTGCTGGGGCTTCTGCTTCTCCTCTTCAGGAGCCTTCTTCTCTTCCGGCTTCTTCTTCTCGACGACCTTCTTCTCAGGCTCCGGAGGTGGCGGCTTGGGCTTCTCCGGATCGTCGGGCAAGGGCACCTCGGGGTTGTCCTTCGGCTTCTCCTGGCTCTTCTCTTTCGGCTCGGCTTCATCTTCCGGGGTCTGGTCGTCGTCCTTCGCTGGTGTGGGATCCTCCCTGGGGATCTCTAGCAGGGAGACCTCAAGCTCATTTGCTCCGCTGCCCGAGCCGAAGTAGCCCCCGACGCGATCGGCGAAGAGCCCCACATCGAGCTGCTGCTCAATGACCTTGTTCCCGACCTCCGCCGAGCCAGCCCAGACCATGTGGGCCACGATCGCCGCAGCCACCCATAGCCCCAAAGGGATGGCGATGACTGATGTGGGATAGGCCTCGCGCTTCATGTTGGACCGAGCACAGCCCGCAGCCGCGGAGACACCGCACGAGCCATGAGAGTTCTAATGCCCTCGGGAGGAAAACCTAACACCCGCCCTCGCCCCCAGCAACGAGCGGCGGTGGACGCGACTTGGCCCCACGGGGCCGTGCGGACGGCCTCAACCCGGCGCGTCTCGCAAGCGCGCCTCAGTGGGCTCTAGTGCACGCGTCACAGCTTCGTAATCGACGCGAAATGCTCGGCGATTTCGGAGGCTTCCCAGATCCCGTCGGAGCCCTCTTTGAACCGCCCGGGGCTCTCCACGACTTTGTAGACGGCGAGCTTGCCACCGGCAACGGTCAGCACTTGACCCGTCACCTCCCGGCTCAAGTCGCTCCCGAGGAACAAGTGCACGGGCGCCACGTGGTCCGGCGTCATGCTGTCCACCTTCGCGAACATGGGCAGGTCTTCCGTCATGCGCGTCTTGGCGATCGGTGCAACCGCGTTCACTCGGATCTCGAAGCGCTGGAGTTCGATCGACGCCGTGCGCGTCAACCCGTAGATGCCAGCCTTTGCCGCCGAGTAGTTCGTCTGTCCAAAGTTGCCCAACATACCCGAGACGCTGGTGGTGTTGATGATGCTCCCGCCACCACCCTGGGCCCGCAGTTGCCGTGCGGCAACTTGCGTGCACAAGAAGCTACCCTTCAGGTGCACGTCGATCACGGCGTCCCAGTCGCTCTCCTCCAGCTTGAGTAGCGTCTTGTCCCGCAGGATACCGGCGTTGTTGATCCAGACATCGACCCGCCCGAACGCCTGGAGGGCGCTGTCCAAGATCCCCTGGGCACCGCTCGGCGTCGCGACGCTGTGAGCGTCTGCGACCGCTTCACCTCCACTCTCACGAATGCGTGCGACGACCTCATCTGCGGCGCTCGCGTCGCTGCCAGAACCATCGCGCGGGCCACCCAGGTCGTTCACGACGACCTTGGCGCCTTCCTTGGCCAGGAGCTCTGCAGTGGCGGCTCCAATGCCACCGCCTGCACCCGTGATCACCGCGACCTTGCCTTCCATCAACGACATGGCGCGCAGGATAGTGGCTACGGGACGCCCGGGCCACGTCGGATGCGACTCACCAGCTGAAGTGCAATCCCTGAAGCGTTTGGCTCTGGGTTTGGGGGTGAGGTGCGCCGCGGATCGCCAAGTCCAACAACAAGGCGACACCAACCCCCACGCCGGTCCCAATCACGTCCCAGGTGAGATCCTTCCAAGATGGGTCCCCTGCGCCGGTCGCGTCGTAGACTTCCTTGCCTATCCCAAGGCTCAAGGAGAGCGCGGCACCGGTCAGGGCACGAGCTCCGTACGAGTCAAAGAACAGCGCGCCTGCGCCGTAGCCTCCAGCACCTAACCCCGCGGAAACGCTGAAGTGAAGCGCCTTGTCTCGACCCCACCAGGGATCGGCGTCCGCAGCTCGCGCCGTGTTGCTGGCGAGCGTTGTGTTGCAGAGCGCCGCGAAGATGGCTGCGCCCCAGCGTGCTCGACGGTGCGTGGGGCGTTGGCTCACTTGCTAAGTCGCTCGAGCACGAGTGGGGTAGGCAGAGGCGCGCCACGTTTCACCGTGTACGCTGCGCGCACCCGCGCAGTGAGGGCCGCGGCGTCCTTCGGGCGTTGAACGTGGAGCCAGCAAAGCGTGTCTCCCGTTTTGATTTGATCCCCCCGGTTCTTCACGAGCTCGATGCCCACAGCGGGGTCGATGGTGTCCTCTTTGCGTTTGCGTCCCGCGCCAAGCTCAAGCGCACTCAAGCCTAGTTCGAGCGGGTCACACGCATGGATGAAGCCCGTCTTTTCGGCGGTCACGGCGATGCGGTGCTTCGCTACGGGCAGGCGGTCCGGCTCTTCGACGACGCGAGCGTCGCCTCCGTGAGCCTTGATCATCGCAGCGAAGGTCTTTCGACCAGCGCCGTTCTTGATCGCGCCATCGAGTAGCTTTCGCGCCTCTGAAGTGCGCTTGCAAGCACCACCAAGCACCAGCATCTCGGCGCCTAGGGCCAGGGTGAGTTCTAGCGTATCGGCCGGACCGGCGCCGTGGAGGATCTCGATCGCCTCGCGGGTCTCCAGGGAGTTGCCAATCGTGTTGCCAATCGGCGCGGACATATCGGTCAGCAGCGCTACGACTTGCTTGCCAGCTCCGCGGCCGACCCGCACTAGGGCCTTGGCTAAGTGCCGCGCGGAATCAAGATCCTTCATGAAGGCGCCACGGCCGACCTTGACGTCGAGGACCAGTCCATCGATGCCTTCCGCGAGCTTCTTTGAAAGGATGCTGGCGACGATCAACGGAATGCACTCGACGGTGCCCGTCACATCGCGCAGCGCGTAGATGCGGCGATCAGCCGGGGCTAGGTGCTCCGTTTGTCCGATCATCGACGTGCCGACTTCGCGCACCGTCTTTTCGAAGCGCTTCGTGTCGAGATCGACTCGATACCCAGCAATCGCTTCGAGCTTGTCCAGAGTGCCACCGGTATGACCTAACCCCCGCCCGGAAATCATGGGGACAGCGACCCCGCAGGCCGCGACCAACGGCGCGAGGCAGATGCTGATCTTGTCTCCAACGCCGCCCGTGGAGTGCTTGTCGACCTTGGTCGCCTTCACGCTCGATAGTTCGAGCACGTCGCCGGAGCGCAGCATCGCTTGAGTGAGCGTCACTGTTTCCTTGTCGCTCAAGCCCCGTAGGAACGCTGCCATGAGCCAGGCGCTCATCTGGTAGTCCGCGACTTCACCCTTCAGGTAGCCGTTGATCAGCGACTGGATTTCTTCCGGGGGATGCTCTTTGCCATCCCGCTTCTTGATGATCAGCTCGACCGGCGTCATGGCGCGCATCCTACACCGCTGAATCCGCAAGGCACGGATCGCGTGCTCCGGGTGCGATCTGCGGGGGCACAAAAGCCAACTGGCCGGTGGAATCCACCGGCCAGTCGTTGCTTGAGGGTTCGACTCGGGACTACTACTGCGGGTTCTGGTCGAAGCAGCAGCGGAACCCCACGTCGAACAGCTTGAACGACGAGTCGACGGTGTAGAAGCTGAAGTTACAGCTCGCGCCGTCCTCCGACTGCGTGTTGAACGCACCGCCCATCAGACTGAACAAGCAGTTCGGGTCGGAGGGGTTCTCCGGCGTGCAGGCGTTGCTCGCGCTGGTCGTGCGGTTCCACGTGATCTCGCGCAGGTTGCCCATGATGTCGAAGAAGTCGAGGGAGCCGCTGTAGTCCGCTCGGCAGTTCTGCAGCGTGGGTGACGCGGCTCCACCGGTGTAGGCGGTTGGTAGCAAGCCATCCGTCACACCGTTGCCAGCGTTGCCGTCCCAGTCGTAGGGGCCGATGTTGCAGTGAGGGTTACCCTGGGGATACGACCCGTTCGAGGTGCAAGCACTTGCCGGGGCGTAGCCGCGGGTACAGGTACCGCTCGGGCCACGGCAACCAGTGCGCCACTCGGGGAAGGTGCATAGCCGGCCGCCGACTGCGGCGCAGGTCTGTGCGGCCTCAGACGGGGTGACGTTGAACCACGGCACCACACCAGGGACGGAGCAGGCGAGGGTCTCGTCTGCGGTCTCCGTGCTCGGCGGGTTGGTGTGCCAACCATTGCCGGTGCCAGGGTTCGTCGACGTAGCACCCGGTCGAGACGCTTCGTACATGTACATGTACTTGCCGCCACCGATCGAAGCCACCGCGGGAGCTACGTGGC encodes:
- a CDS encoding DUF423 domain-containing protein, coding for MTWLKLSGILGFLAVAAGAFGAHGLRNRVAANLLDAYQTGAHYHLVHAVALLALALYARSAQVSIQLPALCWTAGIVLFSGSLYAMALSGVTKLGIITPFGGLAFLAGWIGLLWLR
- the cyoE gene encoding protoheme IX farnesyltransferase, producing MRAPTTATLNQLREASAHQAAAVEIRLADSALVDAGVKAQLKALVELTKPGVTRLVMVTALCGALAAPAEIQWLKVLVALFGTVLVVASANALNMFLERDVDAKMTRTATRPLPSGRISPELAFRFGLGLAAVGLPLLTFAVNPASGLLAALALVSYVAIYTPLKRASDFALHVGAVPGALPPVIGYAAVTGSVGKEALLLFAILLVWQLPHFAAITIFRRSEYARAGLKVIAVQRGVAGAKRFIIFHSLMLLLVSLAPTVLGVAGWSYFAIAAVAGLLFVALGLHGAGFFGRRVADDDRWAKVLFFSSMPYLVVLYAALVISISA
- a CDS encoding cytochrome c, producing the protein MSTLRVLASRAPRCVARCGFAAALLLLGALGSGCRHKEKTPVERGQGIFIRTCAGCHGTDGRGGTTRTGFATPPKDLTDPALHSRLGRDGIKHTIEVGNGDMPAFGALMAPEDIDALVAYIESIKR
- a CDS encoding TonB family protein, with product MKREAYPTSVIAIPLGLWVAAAIVAHMVWAGSAEVGNKVIEQQLDVGLFADRVGGYFGSGSGANELEVSLLEIPREDPTPAKDDDQTPEDEAEPKEKSQEKPKDNPEVPLPDDPEKPKPPPPEPEKKVVEKKKPEEKKAPEEEKQKPQQLPDPKNRVAVQQHQEQDEEDNPDAEFIAEKARKVAEQTQARITSTDKNDPEPNPGATHSSAADNPGNAEESVVKQSEDSPGEMAQAPNDKATTPKPGEEASATPRVAGSGRDDLVHKQKADPEQKEGRDKGKEDSESKAKAASAGQEEEKGSKAVDGSPDLMTSPDGSDPVAPGRKAKKAKKGHKARKKRLPPPRRKNRLLGFGAGGKTKDGINLNLQQDSALDVMGRGELARLRKLDGERRRSKHRGTWKAVGLERWKSAIENYVAKVKPGNQTALNTARVPFARYLNEIHNRLHPVFADSFLASLSRLPNDHPMNRPDLRTNLEIIVSRTDGRLVDMGVTRSSGVTAFDVAALEAVKRASPFGAPPSAIVSPDGNVYLHWEFYRDPWYACSTYFARPFILKAAPGSKPPSVQPPKFGPREEGPGRTGSLWLPEELLMPDEPWLPLELEPPQEHASRD
- a CDS encoding SDR family NAD(P)-dependent oxidoreductase, which codes for MSLMEGKVAVITGAGGGIGAATAELLAKEGAKVVVNDLGGPRDGSGSDASAADEVVARIRESGGEAVADAHSVATPSGAQGILDSALQAFGRVDVWINNAGILRDKTLLKLEESDWDAVIDVHLKGSFLCTQVAARQLRAQGGGGSIINTTSVSGMLGNFGQTNYSAAKAGIYGLTRTASIELQRFEIRVNAVAPIAKTRMTEDLPMFAKVDSMTPDHVAPVHLFLGSDLSREVTGQVLTVAGGKLAVYKVVESPGRFKEGSDGIWEASEIAEHFASITKL
- a CDS encoding thymidine phosphorylase, with translation MTPVELIIKKRDGKEHPPEEIQSLINGYLKGEVADYQMSAWLMAAFLRGLSDKETVTLTQAMLRSGDVLELSSVKATKVDKHSTGGVGDKISICLAPLVAACGVAVPMISGRGLGHTGGTLDKLEAIAGYRVDLDTKRFEKTVREVGTSMIGQTEHLAPADRRIYALRDVTGTVECIPLIVASILSKKLAEGIDGLVLDVKVGRGAFMKDLDSARHLAKALVRVGRGAGKQVVALLTDMSAPIGNTIGNSLETREAIEILHGAGPADTLELTLALGAEMLVLGGACKRTSEARKLLDGAIKNGAGRKTFAAMIKAHGGDARVVEEPDRLPVAKHRIAVTAEKTGFIHACDPLELGLSALELGAGRKRKEDTIDPAVGIELVKNRGDQIKTGDTLCWLHVQRPKDAAALTARVRAAYTVKRGAPLPTPLVLERLSK